In Schizosaccharomyces osmophilus chromosome 1, complete sequence, the genomic window GGTTTTGGAAATCTCCAAGGTAGCATTGATATTTTCGACCGCCTCaatcaaatgaagaaaataactACCGTTGAAGCTGCTAATAGTACTTTCTGCGAATTCAGTCCCGACAGCCAATTCTTATTGACGGCTGTCACATCTCCCAGACTTCGTGTTGACAATAGTATTAAAATTTGGCACATTACAGGAGCACCCATGTTCTATGAAGAATTCGCAGAACTTTATCAGGCATTTTGGAGGCCTAGCCTGTTAAACGTTGCTTTGGTGGATGATTCCCAAAGTGCTTCTAGCTTACCTTCTGCTCCAAATGCTCACGAGTCTGCTAGCAAGCTGTCTTCCAAGCCTGCCGTTAAGCCTACGGGTGCTTATCGCCCTCCTGGTGCTAGAGGCCAAGCTTCCACATTCTCTTATAAGCGTGAGGAGCTCGATGTTTTGAGCAGCAACAGCGCTTCAAAGTTGCAAGCCACTCCTCGTCAACGTGTTGTTCCTGGTGCTGCCCCAGTGCCAGAAAAGAAcagcaaaaagaacaaatcTAATAATAGTCAGAAGGCTGCACCTCAACAACCTCCTGCTGAGGCGAGTGACGAGAAGAAAATCCGTTCCCTCTGCAAAAAGTTGCGTGCCATTGACGATCTCAAGGCACGTTTGGACAAGAATGAAGAGCTGGAGGCTACTCAAGTTAAGAAAGTAGAGTCCGAAGGAAAGGTTTTAGAGGAGCTGAAAGCACTTGGTTGGAACCCAAATGCTTAAGCAGATCGGACcgctttttcatttttccaagaaaaaaaacagtttCTTAGGTTTAAACCTTCTTAAAAAAACCCCAAGCCTCTAattgttattttttctcACTAGTGAGACGTTAAAATATAGAAGCAATAGGTGACGAAGTACTTGATATGCAATTTATTCGAATGAATATGGGATTGGGCCCTTGCAGGGTTTGTTATTATGTATATTTACCTAAATATCGAACTATGCTGTAACTGTGATCATGTCGTGAGTTTGCTTctgatttttttggtttttaaCAGTATACGCTTAAATGTTATGATATTTCAGCGTTTATTCAATGGACATTGGAGCTGGTTCTCAATTGAAGCTTTTTGTTCTccatgattttttttctttccttgttttcacTCGTTGtatccttttcctttggaaaGGTAACTGTCCTTTTAtgtgtaaaaaaaaaaaaaattggtgAAATTGAACCACAACGAACTTGCCAATAACCAGCCAGCCATagcaaaaaggaataagGAAAATATATTTCCCTTTTGTCATCTATAAACCTCAAATTATAAAACCATTGAACATCTACGTAAAGCAAATTCTATTCCAAACTATTCTGCTATGTAAATCCAATAACCGCTTTCGCAAGACCAAGTAACAACAACAAGTAACAAATATAGtaaatcattttccttAGCAAGAGGACACTtgcaaaatcaaaagaaaaccacCTAGAATAGACGGAAAATGTCGAAAGCAAGTGTTCCcgatttgaaaaaagtatggttttagaaagaaatgaGAACTGCTGCTAACGGTGTCTGTAGTATTTGGACAAGCAGgtttttgttcaattgAACGGTTCTCGCAAAGTATATGGCGTTTTGCGTGGTTACGATGTAAGATACTAGTTGTATGAATTCGAAATACTAATatgaaagatttttttaaacattGTACTCGAAGACACGACCGAAGAGAAAGCAAATGGtgaaaaagtcaaaatCGGGTCTGTTACGATTCGTGGTAATTCGGTTATTATGATAGAGGTAAGCTTTCTCTTGAGGGATAGTGTATCaccttttttccttttgattCTAACCGTTTGAACTTTAGGCTCTAGAAAAGA contains:
- the smg1 gene encoding Sm snRNP core protein Smg1 — protein: MSKASVPDLKKYLDKQVFVQLNGSRKVYGVLRGYDIFLNIVLEDTTEEKANGEKVKIGSVTIRGNSVIMIEALEKIS